A region of Asticcacaulis excentricus DNA encodes the following proteins:
- a CDS encoding TonB-dependent receptor — protein MKTKSNHSRTASAIARYGVSVLALVATGAAMPALAQEAAPAASDNVETVVVTGFRNSLQTAINEKKRSTDMVDVIKAEDIGQFPDLNLAESLQRIPGVSIDRDGGEGKQITVRGLNSEFSRTRINGLEALATTGSKDSSGGTNRGRGFDFNVFAADLFNSLTVRKSMSAEVDEGSLGATVDLQTARPFDYKGFTMASSVQFGYNDKSGKTEPRGTFMISNRWADGKLGALLSVAYGERTVIEEGANTTRWENAYAASNIGRFQSFSTDGGKTFTAITPCTGGGATPNTTRVCNTNSALEPALTGEAAKISNSLHPRIPRFNHFETEQKRLGVTGSFQMRPFDGTLISLDGMYAKFGANRDEWEIEAISFSRSGQGNPQTDIYDYTIDDKGTITKASFNDVDIRSEHRFDELTTTFTQGNLTWDQTWGERFSTKLMIGSSKSVQDTPEQTTFTLESYDVDGYSYDFTDMTAPKFNYSTKNGCTPDQACYWTYSSSTASGDASLIRLRPQQVTNKFTTTRLDAKFDLTDNVTIKAGVSSKKYDFNSTESGRYTTDVNARNENASGNIVTEINSNIAKYSQTVSVAGNTYLIPNLDLIRSTFGYDCNCANSWGIFTTNSTNSSSRTNNRVASETDNGWFLQADFSGEIAGLPYRGNIGTRQVETNLVATGIVGTANNNFQRTTVERSYKDNLPSFNLMIQPVPSVYLRFAAAKTMARPTLLSIIPGGGSVNTSAKTITTGNPALDPVRANTLDFSAEWYVDKDTLFTVALFKKDIKSYIQQRQTTAKLSDYGYNPADFGEAADVTYAVTTPVNTPGGELKGYEISLQKPFHFLPGFLRHTGGIINYTNVESQINYYTSATATTTTRANLLGLSPKAWNITAYYEDDKLSGRVAFAYRDGYLSQLNPGSSADFWGKNETFNIDAQVTYQINKNLTFILEGINLTNEADDRFIAYNTVQGNTAQDLLYDYSKSGRQYYLGLRYKY, from the coding sequence ATGAAAACCAAGTCCAACCACAGCCGTACTGCGTCTGCTATCGCCCGCTATGGCGTATCCGTACTGGCGCTGGTCGCCACGGGCGCAGCCATGCCGGCTCTGGCACAGGAAGCGGCACCCGCCGCTTCTGACAATGTCGAAACCGTCGTCGTGACGGGTTTCCGCAACAGCCTTCAGACGGCGATCAACGAGAAAAAGCGCTCGACTGACATGGTCGATGTGATCAAGGCCGAAGACATCGGTCAGTTTCCGGACCTCAACCTCGCCGAATCCCTGCAACGCATTCCGGGGGTGTCGATTGACCGCGACGGCGGTGAAGGCAAGCAGATCACGGTCCGTGGCCTGAACTCCGAATTTTCGCGCACGCGCATCAACGGCCTTGAGGCGCTGGCCACCACGGGCTCGAAGGACTCGTCGGGTGGCACCAACCGCGGCCGCGGCTTTGACTTCAACGTCTTCGCCGCTGACCTCTTCAACTCGCTGACCGTGCGCAAGTCCATGTCGGCCGAAGTCGATGAAGGGTCGCTGGGGGCCACGGTCGATCTGCAAACGGCACGTCCCTTCGACTATAAGGGCTTCACCATGGCCTCGTCGGTGCAGTTTGGCTATAACGATAAGTCGGGCAAGACCGAGCCGCGCGGCACCTTCATGATCTCCAACCGCTGGGCCGATGGCAAGCTGGGGGCGCTGTTGTCGGTCGCCTATGGTGAGCGTACCGTCATCGAAGAAGGCGCCAATACCACCCGCTGGGAAAATGCCTATGCGGCCTCGAACATCGGGCGCTTCCAGAGCTTCTCGACGGATGGCGGCAAGACCTTTACGGCCATTACGCCCTGTACCGGTGGGGGCGCGACGCCAAACACGACGCGCGTCTGTAACACCAATTCGGCGCTGGAACCGGCCCTGACCGGCGAAGCGGCCAAGATCTCCAATTCGCTGCACCCGCGCATCCCGCGCTTCAACCACTTTGAAACCGAGCAGAAGCGTCTCGGCGTCACCGGTTCGTTCCAGATGCGCCCGTTTGACGGTACGCTGATCTCGCTGGACGGCATGTACGCCAAGTTCGGGGCCAATCGCGACGAGTGGGAAATCGAAGCCATTTCCTTCAGCCGCAGCGGTCAGGGGAACCCTCAGACGGACATCTACGACTATACGATCGACGATAAGGGCACCATCACCAAGGCCTCGTTCAATGATGTCGATATCCGTTCGGAACACCGCTTTGATGAGCTGACCACCACCTTCACTCAGGGCAACCTGACCTGGGATCAGACCTGGGGTGAGCGCTTCTCGACCAAGCTGATGATCGGTTCGTCGAAATCGGTGCAGGACACGCCGGAACAAACGACCTTCACGCTCGAATCCTATGATGTCGATGGCTATTCCTACGACTTCACCGACATGACGGCGCCGAAGTTTAACTACAGCACGAAGAATGGCTGTACGCCGGATCAGGCCTGTTACTGGACCTATTCGTCCAGCACGGCGAGCGGCGATGCCTCGCTGATCCGTCTGCGTCCGCAGCAGGTAACGAATAAATTCACCACCACGCGGCTGGATGCCAAGTTTGACCTCACCGATAATGTGACGATCAAGGCAGGTGTTTCGTCCAAGAAGTACGATTTCAACTCGACGGAATCCGGGCGTTATACCACTGACGTCAATGCGCGTAATGAAAATGCCAGTGGCAATATCGTCACGGAAATCAACAGCAATATCGCCAAATACTCCCAGACGGTTTCGGTGGCAGGGAACACCTATCTGATCCCCAATCTTGACCTGATCCGCTCGACCTTTGGCTATGACTGTAACTGCGCCAATAGCTGGGGCATCTTTACCACCAACTCGACCAACTCGTCGTCGCGCACCAATAACCGCGTGGCCAGCGAAACCGACAATGGCTGGTTCCTGCAAGCCGACTTCAGCGGTGAGATCGCGGGCCTGCCCTATCGCGGCAATATCGGTACGCGTCAGGTTGAAACCAATCTGGTGGCGACGGGTATCGTCGGGACGGCTAACAACAACTTCCAGCGCACGACGGTCGAACGGTCGTACAAGGACAATCTGCCCTCGTTCAACCTGATGATCCAGCCGGTGCCGAGCGTCTATCTGCGCTTTGCCGCGGCCAAGACCATGGCCCGTCCGACGCTTCTGTCGATCATTCCGGGCGGCGGTTCGGTGAACACGTCGGCCAAGACCATCACCACGGGTAACCCGGCTCTGGACCCGGTACGCGCCAATACGCTCGACTTCTCGGCCGAATGGTACGTCGATAAGGACACCCTGTTTACGGTGGCCCTGTTCAAAAAGGACATCAAGTCCTACATCCAGCAGCGCCAGACCACGGCCAAGCTGTCGGACTACGGCTATAATCCGGCCGACTTCGGTGAAGCGGCGGACGTCACCTATGCGGTCACCACGCCTGTCAACACGCCGGGCGGTGAGCTGAAAGGCTACGAAATCTCGCTGCAAAAGCCCTTCCACTTCCTGCCGGGCTTCCTGCGTCACACGGGCGGTATCATCAACTACACCAATGTCGAGTCGCAGATTAACTACTACACCTCGGCAACGGCCACGACGACGACGCGCGCCAACCTGCTGGGCCTGTCGCCCAAGGCGTGGAACATCACGGCCTATTACGAAGACGACAAGCTGTCGGGTCGTGTCGCCTTCGCCTATCGTGACGGCTACCTGTCGCAGCTCAATCCGGGTTCGTCGGCCGACTTCTGGGGCAAGAACGAGACCTTCAATATCGACGCTCAGGTCACCTATCAGATCAACAAGAACCTGACCTTCATCCTGGAAGGGATCAACCTGACCAACGAAGCCGATGACCGCTTCATTGCCTACAACACCGTGCAGGGCAATACGGCGCAGGACCTGCTCTATGACTACTCGAAGTCGGGTCGTCAGTACTATCTGGGCCTGCGTTACAAGTATTAA
- a CDS encoding sugar kinase: protein MTKAFTCFGELLIRLSTAGRDPLYTLPELTPYVGGAEANVAVGLARLGHATRMISVVPDNDLGQAAVGQLRYFGVDASRVRTASGRMGLYFLTTGGIHRPSDILYDRAGSAFATADFSAFDWAQLLEGSEWLHVSGVTAALGLNAFQGALKAMQVARTLGIKVSFDCNYRPKLWEAWGGDAPSLIPQLMAQADLIFGGYRDIELVFKTTFAGEAGSHARSRAAADHAFSAFPDLKRLICTRREQVNVDHNRLAGLMYTRSETLETETYDIARIIDRIGGGDAFAAGVLHGILSGKSDQEALNYGIAGGCLKHAMPGDFALATVAELDAFLSDDGFDVKR from the coding sequence ATGACCAAAGCCTTCACCTGTTTCGGGGAACTGCTGATCCGCCTGTCCACCGCCGGCCGTGATCCGCTCTATACCCTGCCGGAGCTGACCCCCTATGTGGGCGGGGCGGAGGCCAATGTGGCGGTTGGTCTGGCGCGGCTGGGGCACGCCACGCGCATGATCAGCGTGGTGCCGGACAATGATCTGGGGCAGGCCGCTGTGGGGCAGTTGCGCTATTTCGGCGTCGATGCCAGCCGGGTACGCACGGCGTCGGGCCGTATGGGGCTCTATTTCCTGACCACCGGCGGCATCCATCGCCCATCGGACATCCTCTATGACCGCGCCGGTTCGGCCTTTGCCACGGCGGATTTTTCGGCCTTCGACTGGGCGCAACTTCTGGAGGGCTCTGAGTGGCTGCACGTTTCCGGCGTGACCGCCGCGCTGGGGCTAAATGCCTTTCAGGGTGCCCTGAAGGCCATGCAGGTGGCGCGCACGCTCGGCATAAAAGTCTCGTTTGACTGCAATTATCGCCCCAAGCTGTGGGAAGCTTGGGGCGGCGACGCGCCCAGCCTGATCCCGCAACTGATGGCGCAGGCCGATCTGATCTTCGGCGGTTACCGCGACATTGAGCTGGTGTTCAAGACGACATTTGCCGGTGAGGCGGGCAGCCACGCCCGCAGCCGTGCCGCCGCCGACCACGCCTTCAGCGCCTTCCCGGACCTCAAACGCCTGATCTGCACGCGCCGGGAACAGGTCAATGTCGATCACAACCGCCTGGCCGGGCTGATGTACACGCGCAGCGAAACGCTGGAGACCGAGACCTACGATATTGCGCGCATCATCGACCGCATCGGCGGCGGCGATGCCTTCGCGGCGGGCGTGCTGCACGGTATCCTGAGCGGCAAGTCCGATCAGGAGGCCCTGAACTACGGCATTGCCGGGGGCTGCCTGAAACACGCCATGCCGGGTGATTTTGCGCTGGCCACCGTGGCGGAGCTGGACGCCTTCCTCAGCGACGACGGTTTCGACGTCAAGCGCTGA
- a CDS encoding M1 family metallopeptidase, producing the protein MRTKGFAPDRRTAIGFMAALMGSTFLTACEPKVEPASDDSAPLALVRSAKDVHSYAEPNVARVRHVDLDLTADFRAKVLKGTAALTLETAPTAKQVVLDVKALDIEGVTDASGEPLKYTLGTPHPIFGAPLTIELPQGAQKVVVTYKTTADTQALQWLDPSQTEGKKHPFLLSQGQSILTRTWIPTQDSPMVRQTYSAIIRVPTPLKAVMSAEMLTPDGEAVPGNGGLRAFRFKMDQAIPPYLIALAIGDIDFRPTGDRTGVYAEKATIARAAAELEDLEKFVAAAEKLYGPYRWGRYDVLILPPSFPFGGMENPRLTFATPTILAGDKSLVSLVAHELAHSWSGNLVTNATWDDFWLNEGFTTYFENRIMEEMYGKDRALMLQSLGYSSLQDTLSRIKEPGLTQLHTDLKGRDPDDGFSDIPYEKGAAFLRLLEQTYGRKKFDAWLKGYFTRYAFKSMTTAGFVEDLRETLIKGDPGAEDRLKLNEWLYKPGLPSNAVKPQSEAFARVEAQVEAFTKGTPAKSLITEGWVTQEWQHFIESLPDTLTLEQMKDLDAAFSFTSSRNSEILFAWLKLAIVHHYEPALPALETFLTSQGRRRFVSPLYTALMAQKGWGVDMAKRVYAKARPLYHSVTRATVDETVK; encoded by the coding sequence ATGCGGACTAAGGGTTTCGCGCCGGACCGGCGCACGGCAATCGGCTTTATGGCGGCTTTGATGGGTTCGACCTTTCTGACGGCCTGTGAGCCGAAGGTTGAGCCGGCCTCGGACGATTCCGCCCCGCTGGCTCTGGTGCGCAGCGCCAAAGACGTCCACTCCTACGCCGAACCGAACGTCGCGCGCGTGCGCCACGTCGATCTCGACCTCACCGCTGACTTCCGCGCCAAGGTGCTGAAAGGCACCGCCGCCCTGACGCTGGAAACCGCGCCGACGGCCAAACAGGTCGTGCTGGACGTCAAGGCGCTCGACATCGAAGGCGTCACCGATGCCTCTGGCGAACCGCTGAAATACACGCTGGGCACGCCCCACCCCATCTTTGGCGCGCCGCTGACCATCGAACTGCCGCAGGGGGCGCAGAAGGTGGTGGTGACATACAAGACCACCGCGGACACGCAGGCCCTGCAATGGCTCGACCCGTCGCAAACCGAGGGTAAAAAACACCCCTTCCTGTTGTCGCAGGGCCAGTCGATCCTGACCCGCACGTGGATTCCGACGCAGGATTCCCCGATGGTGCGGCAAACCTACAGCGCCATCATCCGTGTACCGACACCGCTCAAAGCCGTGATGAGCGCCGAAATGCTGACGCCGGATGGTGAGGCCGTGCCGGGGAACGGGGGCTTGCGCGCTTTCCGCTTCAAGATGGATCAGGCCATACCGCCCTATCTGATCGCGCTGGCCATTGGCGATATCGACTTCCGCCCGACCGGCGACCGCACCGGCGTCTATGCCGAAAAGGCCACCATTGCCCGCGCCGCCGCCGAGCTGGAAGACCTCGAAAAATTCGTCGCCGCCGCCGAAAAACTCTATGGCCCCTACCGCTGGGGACGTTACGACGTGCTGATCCTGCCGCCGTCCTTCCCCTTCGGCGGCATGGAAAATCCGCGCCTGACCTTTGCCACGCCGACCATTCTGGCCGGTGACAAGTCGCTGGTGTCGCTGGTCGCGCACGAACTGGCCCATTCGTGGTCAGGCAATCTCGTCACCAATGCCACCTGGGACGATTTCTGGCTCAACGAAGGCTTCACCACCTATTTTGAAAACCGCATCATGGAGGAGATGTACGGCAAGGACCGCGCCCTCATGCTGCAAAGCCTGGGTTACAGCAGCCTTCAGGACACCCTGAGCCGCATCAAAGAACCGGGCCTGACGCAGTTGCATACGGACCTCAAAGGGCGCGACCCGGATGACGGCTTCTCGGACATTCCGTATGAGAAGGGCGCGGCCTTCCTGCGCCTGCTGGAACAGACCTATGGCCGCAAGAAGTTTGATGCGTGGCTCAAAGGCTATTTCACGCGCTATGCCTTCAAGAGCATGACCACGGCAGGCTTCGTCGAAGACCTGCGCGAAACCCTGATCAAGGGTGATCCGGGTGCGGAAGATCGCCTGAAACTGAATGAGTGGCTGTACAAGCCCGGCCTGCCGTCCAACGCCGTCAAGCCGCAATCCGAAGCCTTTGCGCGCGTCGAAGCACAGGTTGAAGCCTTCACCAAGGGCACCCCGGCCAAGTCTCTGATCACCGAGGGCTGGGTGACGCAGGAATGGCAGCATTTCATCGAGTCCCTGCCGGACACCCTGACGCTGGAGCAGATGAAGGACCTCGATGCGGCCTTTAGCTTCACCAGCTCGCGCAATTCGGAAATTCTGTTTGCGTGGCTGAAACTGGCCATTGTGCACCACTATGAACCCGCCCTGCCGGCGCTGGAAACCTTCCTCACCTCGCAGGGCCGCCGCCGCTTCGTCAGCCCGCTCTATACGGCGCTGATGGCGCAAAAGGGTTGGGGTGTCGATATGGCCAAGCGCGTCTATGCGAAGGCGCGGCCGCTTTATCATTCCGTGACGCGCGCCACGGTGGATGAAACCGTAAAGTAG
- a CDS encoding response regulator yields MSDSPSHTVLIVDDHEINRRLASLFLQPLGWRAVMAINGAQALDIAAVQHFDVILMDMIMPGMDGLQTTASLRQSDGPNRDTPVIAVTGMENQSAQWHAVGVTQILLKPFDPDQLIAAVTEAIAQKPNGYRISA; encoded by the coding sequence ATGTCAGACTCTCCGTCCCATACCGTCCTGATCGTTGATGATCATGAGATCAACCGCCGCCTGGCGTCGCTGTTTTTACAGCCGCTCGGCTGGCGCGCCGTCATGGCCATTAACGGGGCGCAAGCGCTGGACATCGCGGCGGTGCAGCACTTCGATGTGATCCTGATGGACATGATTATGCCGGGCATGGACGGGCTCCAGACCACGGCCAGCTTGCGCCAGTCCGACGGGCCCAACCGCGACACGCCGGTCATTGCCGTGACGGGCATGGAAAACCAAAGCGCGCAGTGGCACGCTGTGGGCGTCACGCAGATTTTGCTGAAACCCTTTGATCCGGACCAACTGATCGCGGCGGTGACCGAGGCCATCGCCCAAAAGCCGAACGGCTACCGCATCAGCGCTTGA